The genomic region CGGACACACCGTCCCGGCGAGCGCGGGCTGGCTCCGCTGGAGCGACACGCTCCGCGCGGCCCGTACGACGCTGGAGCTGGCCCTCACGGTCCCGCCGGCCTCTCCCTGCCCCGCCGAGGGCCCGCTCGTGACGTCGTCCCGGGCCCTCGCCCTGGAACGCGAGCTGACCCGCGGCGGCGTCGACGCGAACCGCGACCGGCTCTCCCACCTGGTCCGGCACACCCTCGGCCCGCTCATCTCCTGGGAGGCCGCCCACCCCGCCGACCTGGTCCGCACCTTGGAGACCCACCTGCGCCACGGCTGCTCGCCGACCCGCACGGCAGCCCTCCTCCACATCGGCCGCCAGTCCCTCTACCAGCGCCTCGAACGCATCGAGTCCCTGCTCGGCCTGGAGATCGACGACCCCGACCTGCTGGGCGAGCTGCTGGCGGCGACGTGCGCGCACCGGGTGGTACGGGGGATGGGGGCGGCCGGAACGGGCGACCTGCGGACGGTGGCCTGAGACGGGCCGCCGTCTAGACCTTGTCGGCCGCCCTGGTGATGACCGAGAACTCCACTCCGAAGGGGTCCGTGATGGTGGCCATCCGGCCGTAAGGGGTGTCCTCGGGGGTGTCGGCGGTGCCGCCCGCCGCGATGGCACGGCCGACGACGGCGTCCGTGTCGGCGACCTCGAACGTGGTCGCCCAGACGGACCTGGAGGCAGCCGGGAAACCGAAGATGCCGCCGATCTCATGGCCGTCCGGGCGGCGCAGGAAGGTGAAGTCGAGGTCCGGGAGGGTCTTGTTGAGGTCCAGGGTGTAGTCGAACACGGCCGTGTAGAAGGCCCGGGCGGGTTCGGGGTCCGGGGTGACCAGGTCGTTCCGTACGAGGGAGTCGGGCTCGTTCACGACCTCGCAGCCGAGGTGGGCCCGCGCCTCCCAGAGGCCGAAGCGGGCGCCGACCGGGTCCTGCGCGATGGCCGTACGGCCGTGCTCCCCGATGTCCGTCGGAGCCGTGAGCAGGGATCCGCCCGCGTCGACGACGCGTTTGGCGGTGCCGTCGCAGTCCGCCGTCGCGAAGTACATGGTCCAGCCGGGGTCGCCCGTGGCGGCCGTGGCGGTCGGGGAGGCCGGGGAGGCCGGGTTCTGCGTGATGGCCGCGACGGGCCGCCCGCGCAGCAGGCACACCGTGCCGAGTCCGGTGCCGGTGTCGGTGTCGGCGGAGTCGGGCGCGTACTCCCAGCCGAAGAGCGCGCCGTAGAACTCCCGCGCGCGTTCGGGGTCGGGCACCCGGAGGTCGATCCACGTGGGCGTACCGTCCGGCTGAATGGTGGTGACGAGACTCATCGCGGGCTCCTTGGTCGGTCGTCGGTCGTCGGTCGTCCGTCGTCCGTCGTCCGTCGTCGGACTCCGGAGACGTGAGCCCGACGATAGGAGCCCTCCAGGCCAGATCGTGTCCTATACGACCAGGCCTGGGTCCTTCGAATCCTTGGCCCCTCCGGGGAGCTCGGGGGCCGCTGGTCCGTACCCCCTGCCCAGGGCGACGTTTGGAAGGTTCGGGACAGTTCTGACGGCTGCCACCAGGCCTTACGGAGGCCGCGAGTGTCCCAAATCTTCCAGTTACCCCGACGGTGCCCACCGCGCGGAAAGCCCCCTCCCTACGCGGGGGTCGGCGCCGCCTCGGGCAGCAGTCCCGCCGCCTTCACCGCCGCCCAGAAGCCGCCCGGAACAGGGTGGTTGAGGAAGGCCACGCTCCCCGCCACCTCCTCGGGCGAGCGGGCGCCCACGACCACGCTCGCGACGGCGGGGTGGCCGAGCGGAAACCGCACGGCCGCCGCGAGGGGCGGGACACCGAAGTCCGCGCACACGCGCCGTAACGCCTCGATACGCGCGGCCAGTTCGGCCGGCACCGACCGGTATCCGTGCGGAGCGCCCGGCCGGGGGTCGGCCAGCAGCCCCGACTGGTAGACACCCGCGGCCATGACGGCCACGCCCCGCTCGGCGCACAGCGGGAGCAACTCGTCGAGCCCCGACTGGTCGAGCAGGTTGTAACGCCCGGCCAGCAGCACGCAGTCGGGCCCGGGCGCCGCCGCCTCCCTCAAGAAACGGGCCGCCACGGGCGCGTGGTTGACGCCGAGCGAGACCGCGCCGATGACACCCCTGGCCCGAAAATCGGCCAGCGCACGGTACGCCTCGCCCACCGCGCCCCCGAAGTCCTCGTCGGGATCGTGCACATGGAGCACGTCGACGCGGTCGAGCCCCAGCCGCTCCAGGCTCTCCTCGACCGACCGCAGCACTCCGCCGTACGAGTAGTCGAGCCGCGGCCCGACCCCGGCCGGCGGGTCCGCCCAGATCGGCTGGGTGTCCGGCCCGCCCGGTTCGATGAGCCGCCCCACCTTGGTGCACAGCACGTACGCGTCACGGGGCCGCGCCGCGAGGGCCGCGCCCGTACGGGTCTCCGAGCGCCCGTACCCGTACACGGGAGCCGTGTCGTAGAGCCGTACGCCCAGCTCCCAGGCGGTGTCGAGGGTGGCCGCCGCCCGCTCCTCCGACACGGGCTCGAACAGACCGCCCACGGAAGCGAGCCCCAGCCCGAGACGGCTGACCCGAAGTCCCGTGCGGCCCAGCGGTACGAGGTCGTCGGCTCTCATCACCAACCTCTCCCCGGGACGCGACACACCTACCCGTCGGCGAGGGCGGCGGCCACCGCGGGCAGGCGGCCCATGGCGTGGGCCACGCCGAGTCCGTCCATGTAGTCGCGGACGTGCGTGATCAGGCCGTCGTGGACCCGGATCACCAGGAGGCCGGGGAAGCGGAAGGACCGGCCGGTCGTGGTCACGGTCCCGGTGACGACCTGTTCGACGGTGATCACCTCGGGGTCGGTGCTGTCGTGCACGACGACGTCACGGATCTCCCGTGGCCGCGCCGGACTGGCGCCCCAGGCAGCCCGGTAGCCCGCGCGCACCTCCTCGCGCCCCTGATACCGCTCGGGCATGCCGGGGAAGAGGAACGGGAACTCGTGGACGGCGTCGACCGCGTAGAGGTCGGCCAGGTCGTCCGCGGATCCGTCGAGCATCGCCCGCTGATAGCGGGCCAGGACCTCACGAGGGCCGGGAGAGGGCGGGGCTGCTGGGTCCGGCATGGCGGTGGTCTCCGTTCGGTCGGGCCTCTCGGTAGTGCTCCGCGCGCAGATGCCGCCTCAGCAACACGTCGGAGTCGGTCTCCGCGCTGCGGTTGCACCGGGCACGGGCGTCGTCACGGAGTATCGCGAGCTCGGTACACGCCGGGCAACCGGGGACGGGTACGGGCGGTCGGCTCAGGTCTTCTCCCTGAGCCTCTTGAGCTTCCTGAACCTCCCCGCCCTCCTGACGTACCGTCACAGCCCCCTCCCCGAACGCTTGTTGGTGGCCTTCAAGGCCGCCGCCAACCGTTCGTCGGCGGTTGCCGGGCGGATCCGCCCGGGGTCGGCTTGCCATTCCCGGCCGCCGCCCACCGGGCGCAGCATCGCGTACGGGCCCGTCGTGTCCCGGTACTCGCCGACGCGTTGCGTCACCGGGTCGTAGACGAGGGCTCCGCGTTCCGGCGCTGTTTCTGCTTCCACTGACGCTCCGTACGTTGGATGACTACTCTGGGTGCATCCAGCGTTGCGGAGCGGCACAGCCCGTTTCAACGCATGACGCGTGCCACTGGCGCACTGTCACGGAGAGGAACGGACGCCGTGAGTCGACGCAACGCCGAGGGAGGTTCGGCGGCCACGACCGCCGCCGTGTTCGGCGAGGTCCTGAAACACTTCCGCGAGGCCGCCGACCTCACACAGGAGGGCCTGGCCCGCCAGATCCCGTGCGACCGCTCGCACGTGGCCCGCGTGGAGGCGGGCACGCGCGTCCCACAGGACACGTTCGCGAAGGCGTGTGACGAACTGCTGGGTACGGGTGGGGTGTTGATGCGGTTGTGGAGCCGGATCGACTGGTATCCGGAGGTGCAGCATCCGGACTGGTTCGAGCGCAGGGCCGAGATGGATGCGCAAGCGGTGGCGCTGCGGGCGTATCAAGAGCGGGTCGTCCCGGGCCTGTTGCAGGCGCCGAACTACGCGCACGCGCTGTTCTCCCAGGTCGCGAGCGGTGATGAGGTGGAGGAGCGTGTCCGGGCGCGGCTGAGCCGCCAGCCGCGCTTCCTGGCCGACGGCGGTCCGCTGTATGTCGCCGTCCTGGACGAGAGCTGTCTGCGCAACGCGGTGGGGAGTCCGGAGGTCATGCGCGAGCAGTGCGCGCATCTGCTGAGTGTCGGACAGCGCTCCAACATCCGTATCCAGGTGGCCCCGGCGGGCCTCTTCGGGCTCGTCCGCCCCAGGGGCTCGATGTCGTTGATCAAGCTGCCCGACGGGCACGAGTGGGTGTACTCAGAGTCGCTGGACCGTGGGCATTTCAACGACGATCCGGCCGTCTTCGCGCGCTACAGCCAGACCTATGATGTGCTCAGGGCGGACATCCCGTCAGCCCGCGAATCCGCCGCTCTGATCAGCGACGTGATGGAGGGGTACGAACATCATGGACAGGCACGAGCTAAGCGCGGCGACCTGGATCAAGAGCAGCTACAGCGACAACAACGGCGGCGACTGCATCGAATTCGCCCCCGGCATCCCCGGCATCGTCCCCGTCCGTGACAGCAAGAACCCCGACGGGCCCGCCCTGCTCATCGCGCGGAGCGCCTGGGCGGTGTTCGTGGCGGCCGTGCGCTGACCCGCTGTCAGACCCCTCCGGCGGCGTTCTGTCGCCTGGCCGCCGCCGCAGGCAGCTGACGCAGTAGCGCGTACAGCCCCCCACTCACCACAAAGCCCACCAGGCATGTGATGTCCCCGAAGGACGGCCACTGCTCGGGCACCCACCCCACGTACTTCTCCTGGTTGGAGAAGAGGGGGACCGACACCGCGATGCCCGCCAACAGGGCGGTGATCCCCGGCCAGTTGGTGAAGGTACGGTCACCGAGCCGCGGCGCGAGTTCCTCGGCGGGCGTACGCGACCGGCCCCACCGCTCGACCAGCACCACCCCCAGCCACGGCCCCACCCAGTACGCGATGACCAGCAGGAACGCCTCGTACGCATGGCCCGCGTCGGCGAGTGACGCCCACGCGGCGGCCGTACCGGCGAGCCCCGACAGCACCACCAGAGCGCTCCGCCCCAGCCACTTCGGGAGCCTCAGTCCGAGCGACGTGACGGACATGGCGGAGGAGTAGACGTTGAGGGCGTTGGCCGAGACCGCGCCCAGGATGATGGCCAGCAGGGCCAAGTCGCCCAGCCAGTCGGGCAGATGACCCGTGAAGGCGGCCGTCGGGCTCGCGCCCTCCGGGGCGACGATCGTCGCCGAGGCCGCGCCGATTACCGACACGACTGCTACGGAGACGAAGAGCCCCACCGCCGGATACAGCGCCGTACGCAGCCGGGATGCCGTGGGCGGCAGGTAGCGCGAGTAGTCCGAGGCTCCCGGGTTCCAGCCGGCCGTGTATCCCCAGGCCGTGCTGAAGGCGAGCAGGAAGCCGCCGATGCCGCCGCCCGCGCCGGGCGCCCCGAGGTCGGCCTCGCGGAACGTCCACACACCGGCCAGCAGGAAGACCACGGCCAGCACCGGGAACGCGTACCGCTCGAAGACGTGCACGAAGTTGTGGCCGATGAAGCCGATGACGATCTCGGCGGCCACGACGAGGAGGAGCGAGGGCAGGGGGCGCAGGCCCGTCAGCGTGTTGAGCGCGAAGGCGGCGCTCACGCTGTTCACGGCGAACCAACCCACCCCCGCTACCAGGGCGTTGACCCCGGACGGCAGCAGATTGCCCTTGAAGCCGAAGGCGAAGCGGCCGATGGCCATCTGCGGTACGCCGAACCGTGGGCCGTCGAGCGACAGCACTCCGTGGGTCACCGAGCCCAGCGCCGTGCCGAGCAGGAGTGCCGCTGTCGCCTGCCAGAAGTTCAGGCCGAAGAAGAGGACGGAGATGACGCCGATGTAGACCGTCGCGAACTCGATGTTCGGGGAGGCCCAGGTCCACAGCAGTTGCAGCGGGCTGCCGTGCCGCTCGGCGAGGGGGATCGGCTCCGCGCCCGCCGTCTCGACGGCGATGACCTTGTCGCCGTACTCGGGGGATGGGGTGACGGAGGTGTCGGTACTGGCCGGAGCAGTCGTCATGCCCGGTAAGTGTCCGGGCCGCGCGCGCCCGGGCCCAGGGGCGCACTGTCCGCTTCGGGGGGCTCGCCGGCGTACACCTTGTAGGGCGCCGGGGCCTCTTTCCGCCCCCGCCGCTGATTTTCAGCGGGGGCCAGAGCGGCTCAGGGCTTCGGCGGAACGCCATCGTCCGGCCCGTCACCGGCCCCGCCCTCCCGCCGCTTCAGCTCCTCCTCGCGGCGCCGCAGGTCGTCCTCCCAGTTCTTGAGGTGCGCCTCGTCGTCGGTCACGGCATCCGTCGGGCCGTCGTCGTCCTCGCTCGCGTCCTTGCCGTCACCCTTGTTGCCACTCTTGCCGTCGTCCTTGAGGGACTTGAGGAACTCGGGGTTGTCGTCGGGTGCGACCCAGCCACCCCGCCCGCCCCGGCCGAACGAGGACGTGCCACGCGGCTTGCGCTGGTGGCCGACGATCAGCCAGGAGATGGAGCCGACAAGCGGGAACAGCAGCACGAGCATCGCCCAGAGTGGCTTCGGGATGTAGCGGATGTCCTTCTCATCGGTGGTGATGCAGTCGATGAAGGCATAGATGCTGAGCCCCAACGGCACCAGAATCATCAGCACCCGAAGCATGCGGCGGTCCCCCTGTGGAGAGTGGAGAAGCAGAGAAAGCAGAGAAAGCAGAGATAACGGAGAAGCGAAGATACGGAGAAGTAGAGAATGCGTGCGGCCATCGGGGCCGGTGAACCGCCCCCGTTACAGGTTCAGCGTAGCGAGTAGCCGATACTGGAACGCATGGCTTACGACGATCTTCGTTCCCTGCTCCGGGCGCTGGAGCGCGAGGGCGACCTCAAGCGCATCAAGGCCGAGGTGGACCCGTATCTGGAGGTCGGGGAGATCGTCGACCGCGTCCAGAAGGCGGGCGGCCCCGCCCTGCTCTTCGAGAACGTGCGCGGGTCGGCGATGCCGCTCGCGATGAACGTCTTCGGGACGGACCGCCGCCTCCTCAAGGCGCTCGGCCTGAAGTCGTACGAGGAGATCAGCGAGAAGATCGGCGGCCTGCTCAGGCCCGAGCTGCCGCAGGGGTTCGTCGGCGTGCGCGAGGCCTTCGGGAAGCTCGGCGCCATGACCCACGTACCGCCGAAGAAGGTGAAGTCCGACAAGGCGCCCGTCCAGGAGGTCGTGCTCAAGGGCGACGAGGTCGACCTCGATGTGCTGCCCGCGCTCTTCACCTGGCCGCAGGACGGCGGGTCCTTCTTCAACCTGGGTCTGACCCACACCAAGGACCCGGAGAGCGGCATCCGCAACCTCGGGCTCTACCGCCTCCAGCGCCACGACAAGCGCACCATCGGCATGCACTGGCAGATCCACAAGGACAGCCGCAACCACTACCAGGTGGCCGCGCGGAAGGGCGAGCGGCTGCCGGTCGCGATCGCCTTCGGGTGCCCGCCGGCGGTGACGTACGCGTCCACGGCCCCTCTTCCCGGTGACATCGACGAGTACC from Streptomyces sp. NBC_00878 harbors:
- a CDS encoding VOC family protein, giving the protein MSLVTTIQPDGTPTWIDLRVPDPERAREFYGALFGWEYAPDSADTDTGTGLGTVCLLRGRPVAAITQNPASPASPTATAATGDPGWTMYFATADCDGTAKRVVDAGGSLLTAPTDIGEHGRTAIAQDPVGARFGLWEARAHLGCEVVNEPDSLVRNDLVTPDPEPARAFYTAVFDYTLDLNKTLPDLDFTFLRRPDGHEIGGIFGFPAASRSVWATTFEVADTDAVVGRAIAAGGTADTPEDTPYGRMATITDPFGVEFSVITRAADKV
- a CDS encoding aldo/keto reductase, with the protein product MRADDLVPLGRTGLRVSRLGLGLASVGGLFEPVSEERAAATLDTAWELGVRLYDTAPVYGYGRSETRTGAALAARPRDAYVLCTKVGRLIEPGGPDTQPIWADPPAGVGPRLDYSYGGVLRSVEESLERLGLDRVDVLHVHDPDEDFGGAVGEAYRALADFRARGVIGAVSLGVNHAPVAARFLREAAAPGPDCVLLAGRYNLLDQSGLDELLPLCAERGVAVMAAGVYQSGLLADPRPGAPHGYRSVPAELAARIEALRRVCADFGVPPLAAAVRFPLGHPAVASVVVGARSPEEVAGSVAFLNHPVPGGFWAAVKAAGLLPEAAPTPA
- a CDS encoding nuclear transport factor 2 family protein, with the translated sequence MPDPAAPPSPGPREVLARYQRAMLDGSADDLADLYAVDAVHEFPFLFPGMPERYQGREEVRAGYRAAWGASPARPREIRDVVVHDSTDPEVITVEQVVTGTVTTTGRSFRFPGLLVIRVHDGLITHVRDYMDGLGVAHAMGRLPAVAAALADG
- a CDS encoding helix-turn-helix transcriptional regulator yields the protein MSRRNAEGGSAATTAAVFGEVLKHFREAADLTQEGLARQIPCDRSHVARVEAGTRVPQDTFAKACDELLGTGGVLMRLWSRIDWYPEVQHPDWFERRAEMDAQAVALRAYQERVVPGLLQAPNYAHALFSQVASGDEVEERVRARLSRQPRFLADGGPLYVAVLDESCLRNAVGSPEVMREQCAHLLSVGQRSNIRIQVAPAGLFGLVRPRGSMSLIKLPDGHEWVYSESLDRGHFNDDPAVFARYSQTYDVLRADIPSARESAALISDVMEGYEHHGQARAKRGDLDQEQLQRQQRRRLHRIRPRHPRHRPRP
- a CDS encoding DUF397 domain-containing protein; amino-acid sequence: MEFAPGIPGIVPVRDSKNPDGPALLIARSAWAVFVAAVR
- a CDS encoding cytosine permease, producing the protein MTTAPASTDTSVTPSPEYGDKVIAVETAGAEPIPLAERHGSPLQLLWTWASPNIEFATVYIGVISVLFFGLNFWQATAALLLGTALGSVTHGVLSLDGPRFGVPQMAIGRFAFGFKGNLLPSGVNALVAGVGWFAVNSVSAAFALNTLTGLRPLPSLLLVVAAEIVIGFIGHNFVHVFERYAFPVLAVVFLLAGVWTFREADLGAPGAGGGIGGFLLAFSTAWGYTAGWNPGASDYSRYLPPTASRLRTALYPAVGLFVSVAVVSVIGAASATIVAPEGASPTAAFTGHLPDWLGDLALLAIILGAVSANALNVYSSAMSVTSLGLRLPKWLGRSALVVLSGLAGTAAAWASLADAGHAYEAFLLVIAYWVGPWLGVVLVERWGRSRTPAEELAPRLGDRTFTNWPGITALLAGIAVSVPLFSNQEKYVGWVPEQWPSFGDITCLVGFVVSGGLYALLRQLPAAAARRQNAAGGV
- a CDS encoding PLD nuclease N-terminal domain-containing protein, coding for MLRVLMILVPLGLSIYAFIDCITTDEKDIRYIPKPLWAMLVLLFPLVGSISWLIVGHQRKPRGTSSFGRGGRGGWVAPDDNPEFLKSLKDDGKSGNKGDGKDASEDDDGPTDAVTDDEAHLKNWEDDLRRREEELKRREGGAGDGPDDGVPPKP